The Tachyglossus aculeatus isolate mTacAcu1 chromosome 7, mTacAcu1.pri, whole genome shotgun sequence genome includes a region encoding these proteins:
- the LOC119930519 gene encoding trafficking protein particle complex subunit 1-like, whose translation MTVHNLYLFDRNGVCLHYSEWHRNKHAGIPKEEEYKLMYGMLFSIRSFISKMSPLDMKEGFLAFQTSRYKLHYYETPTGLKVVMNTDLGMGSIRDVLHHIYSGVSSSPDPPPLAIHQSPSRLMFDTFNELENNTAVRIFKPDDFLHVSESLSNHVLK comes from the exons atgacggtCCACAACCTGTACCTGTTTGACCGGAACGGTGTGTGTCTGCACTACAGCGAGTGGCATCGCAACAAACATGCGGGCATCCCCAAGGAAGAGGAATACAAGCTGATGTATGGGATGCTCTTCTCCATTCGCTCCTTCATCAGTAAGATGTCCCCCCTGGACATGAAGGAGGGGTTCCTGGCCTTCCAAACCAGCCGCTACAAGTTGCATTATTACGAGACGCCCACCGGCCTCAAGGTGGTCATGAACACAGACCTGGGCATGGGCTCCATCCGAGACGTCCTGCACCACATTTACAGTGGGGTCAGTTCCTCCCCCGACCCACCCCCACTGGCCATCCACCAATCAccca GCAGGCTAATGTTTGACACATTCAATGAGCTGGAGAATAACACGGCTGTAAGGATTTTCAAACCCGATGACTTTTTACACGTTTCGGAATCACTTTCCAACCACGTGTTGAAATGA